From Synoicihabitans lomoniglobus, the proteins below share one genomic window:
- a CDS encoding tRNA-dihydrouridine synthase family protein, which yields MTATKPDALLPLPAPILPHQPLTALAPMQDVTTLAFMNVVAGFGAPDYFVTEFFRVHDTSRLEKHIVRSIDENETGRPVFAQLIGESIPHLERTVEALLAHPIAGIDLNLGCPAPKVYKKNVGGGLLRDPTRVNEILRALRAACPGLFTVKMRIGFDDTAPYEAVLDAVAEHGVDMLAVHGRTVKEGYRSEVHYDMIARAVERVPCPVLANGNVTSAASAHRIVEQTGAAGVMIGRHAIRNPWIFRQCRELFAHQPVTAVKLADVYDYTETLFHATKTPETPELAHVNRMKKFLNFVGQGVDPQGAFLYDMRRTTSQATLFEVCRRHLLNDPEKPFADEPYPGVIARPNCETTVGVGGCSLDSVTA from the coding sequence ATGACAGCGACAAAGCCTGACGCCTTGCTGCCACTGCCTGCTCCCATCCTCCCGCACCAGCCCCTCACGGCGCTGGCCCCGATGCAGGATGTCACCACCCTCGCCTTCATGAACGTGGTGGCGGGCTTCGGTGCACCCGACTATTTCGTGACCGAGTTCTTTCGCGTGCACGACACCTCGCGTCTGGAAAAACACATTGTTCGTTCGATCGACGAAAACGAAACCGGTCGGCCGGTGTTTGCCCAACTCATCGGCGAGTCCATTCCCCACCTCGAACGCACCGTCGAAGCCCTGCTCGCCCACCCCATCGCCGGGATCGATCTGAACCTCGGCTGCCCCGCGCCCAAGGTTTACAAAAAAAACGTCGGCGGGGGGTTGCTGCGCGACCCCACCCGGGTGAATGAAATCCTACGTGCCCTGCGGGCGGCCTGCCCGGGTTTGTTCACCGTGAAAATGCGTATCGGTTTCGACGATACGGCTCCCTACGAAGCCGTGCTGGATGCGGTCGCGGAACACGGCGTCGATATGCTGGCGGTGCACGGTCGCACAGTGAAGGAGGGCTATCGCAGCGAGGTGCACTATGACATGATTGCGCGGGCCGTGGAGCGCGTGCCTTGTCCCGTGCTCGCCAATGGTAACGTCACCTCGGCAGCCAGTGCCCATCGCATCGTCGAGCAGACGGGAGCCGCCGGCGTCATGATCGGACGGCACGCCATTCGCAATCCGTGGATCTTTCGTCAATGCCGCGAGCTATTTGCCCACCAACCGGTCACTGCGGTCAAGTTGGCGGATGTCTACGATTATACAGAAACGTTGTTTCATGCGACCAAAACACCGGAAACTCCGGAGCTGGCGCATGTGAATCGAATGAAGAAGTTTCTCAACTTCGTCGGACAGGGCGTCGATCCCCAGGGCGCATTCCTCTACGACATGCGCCGCACCACCAGCCAAGCCACCCTGTTCGAGGTCTGTCGTCGACACCTGTTGAACGACCCCGAAAAACCGTTCGCCGATGAGCCTTACCCGGGCGTGATCGCGCGGCCGAACTGCGAGACCACGGTGGGCGTGGGCGGATGTTCGCTCGACTCCGTCACGGCCTGA
- the sufT gene encoding putative Fe-S cluster assembly protein SufT has translation MSDHTLSREVAATVIPAGTPVNLPAGLSVHIVQSLGGNVTVRTDHGLCRIAQSDADAIEGYTADDAATATVEEFSEAAVWDALKTCFDPEIPLNIVDLGLVYDLSVEDLAESGRTVEVKMTLTAPGCGMGPTIAEDARQKIAALPTVAAAKVHIVWDPVWSPHMISDAGRKVLGLE, from the coding sequence ATGTCCGACCACACTCTCAGCCGCGAAGTTGCAGCCACCGTCATTCCCGCCGGCACGCCGGTGAATTTACCCGCGGGGCTCTCGGTTCATATCGTGCAGTCTCTGGGTGGAAACGTCACGGTGCGCACCGATCACGGTCTGTGCCGCATCGCGCAGAGTGATGCCGACGCGATCGAAGGTTACACCGCCGATGATGCGGCGACCGCGACCGTGGAAGAATTCAGCGAAGCCGCGGTGTGGGACGCGTTGAAAACCTGCTTCGATCCGGAAATTCCGCTCAATATCGTCGATCTGGGCTTGGTCTACGATCTCTCGGTTGAAGACCTCGCCGAGAGCGGCCGAACCGTTGAAGTCAAGATGACCTTAACGGCACCGGGTTGCGGCATGGGCCCCACCATCGCCGAGGATGCGCGGCAGAAAATCGCAGCGCTACCCACCGTGGCGGCAGCCAAGGTTCACATCGTGTGGGATCCGGTCTGGTCGCCGCACATGATTTCAGACGCGGGCCGCAAGGTGCTCGGACTGGAGTAG
- the sppA gene encoding signal peptide peptidase SppA, with the protein MKTFFASLLGSLTGFLLLFLGGGFLLFLFMMFAAAMGEPQQQAIKSGSYVVFDLSTNISDAPVQLDDSAILAAFSGQDVPAQLQTRQVTRALHEIAQDDRIAGVYLTGSFTPQGYGTSFATLQEVRRGLEAIKAAGKPIQAYLDYPDTRDFYLASVADDIGIDPNGVLLMPGLATEPTFLAGLFDKFGIGVQVSRVGKYKSAVETYTRRDFSAENREQLESLLGDLWTQLRDTVATARGMDPATFQSLVDSGKSFIVSDLVEAGLVDRVLYADEIYDELKQLTGVTEPKEAFKQVNLTAYIRQMSKVQVGAEESPAVFGSKQGKVAVIYAEGAIVGGQGRPTDVGGKKFSREIRRLRQDPSVKAIVLRVNSPGGSAAASEHIQRELRLAMEKMPVVVSMGGYAASGGYWISAYSHRIFAEPTTITGSIGVFSMLFNIQELGHDLGLSWDSVKTGEFADALSASRPKTEAELALFQRGTDDIYRQFVAKVAEGRGLDPARVEEIAQGRVWSGTSALEIGLVDEIGGLADAIAFAASEAGLSEKFRLYEFPRKKELAEVIAEAINKLQPGSAHSGLISQVSSKIEASLEQLEQFNDPRGIYARMPTEFIVK; encoded by the coding sequence ATGAAGACTTTTTTCGCATCTTTGTTGGGTTCGCTGACCGGTTTCCTTCTTTTGTTTCTGGGCGGTGGGTTTCTGTTGTTCCTCTTTATGATGTTTGCCGCGGCGATGGGGGAGCCCCAGCAGCAAGCGATCAAGTCGGGTTCGTATGTGGTGTTCGATCTTTCGACCAACATTTCCGATGCACCGGTGCAGCTGGACGACAGTGCAATTCTGGCCGCGTTTTCGGGGCAGGACGTGCCCGCCCAATTGCAGACCCGTCAAGTCACCCGGGCGCTGCATGAGATCGCGCAGGATGATCGCATCGCCGGCGTCTACCTCACGGGCTCGTTTACTCCTCAGGGCTACGGCACGTCGTTCGCCACGTTGCAGGAGGTGCGCCGGGGTTTGGAGGCAATCAAAGCGGCGGGAAAACCGATTCAAGCCTACCTCGATTATCCCGATACCCGGGATTTTTATTTGGCCAGCGTGGCGGATGACATCGGCATTGATCCCAATGGAGTGTTGTTGATGCCGGGGCTGGCGACCGAACCGACCTTCCTGGCGGGATTGTTCGATAAATTCGGCATCGGGGTGCAGGTCTCCCGCGTCGGTAAATACAAGTCGGCGGTCGAAACCTACACGCGCCGCGATTTCAGCGCGGAGAATCGGGAACAATTGGAAAGCCTGCTGGGCGATCTGTGGACGCAACTTCGCGATACGGTCGCGACCGCCCGGGGGATGGATCCGGCGACCTTCCAAAGTTTGGTCGATTCGGGGAAAAGTTTTATCGTCTCTGATCTGGTCGAGGCGGGCTTGGTCGATCGGGTGCTTTATGCGGACGAGATCTACGACGAGTTGAAGCAGTTGACCGGTGTCACGGAACCGAAGGAGGCCTTCAAACAGGTGAACCTGACCGCCTATATCCGGCAGATGAGCAAGGTGCAGGTCGGGGCGGAGGAAAGCCCCGCGGTCTTTGGCAGCAAGCAAGGCAAGGTCGCCGTGATTTACGCCGAAGGCGCGATCGTCGGGGGCCAAGGCCGTCCCACCGATGTGGGCGGTAAAAAGTTCAGCCGTGAGATTCGCCGTTTGCGACAAGATCCCAGCGTCAAGGCGATCGTGTTGCGGGTGAACAGCCCCGGCGGATCGGCCGCGGCATCCGAGCACATCCAACGGGAGTTGCGTCTCGCGATGGAGAAAATGCCGGTGGTGGTTTCCATGGGGGGCTATGCGGCATCGGGTGGTTATTGGATCTCCGCCTACTCCCATCGCATCTTCGCAGAACCCACGACGATCACGGGTTCGATCGGCGTCTTCTCGATGTTGTTTAACATCCAGGAACTGGGCCACGATCTCGGGCTGTCATGGGACAGCGTAAAAACGGGCGAATTTGCGGATGCGCTCAGTGCCTCGCGACCGAAGACCGAAGCCGAATTGGCGCTTTTCCAACGAGGCACCGACGACATCTACCGGCAGTTTGTGGCCAAGGTCGCGGAAGGGCGGGGGCTCGACCCCGCCCGCGTCGAAGAGATCGCGCAGGGACGCGTATGGTCGGGCACCTCGGCGCTCGAAATCGGATTGGTCGACGAAATTGGCGGTTTGGCCGATGCCATCGCCTTTGCCGCGTCCGAAGCCGGATTGAGTGAAAAGTTCCGCCTCTATGAGTTCCCGCGCAAGAAGGAGTTGGCGGAAGTCATCGCCGAAGCGATTAACAAGCTCCAGCCGGGGTCGGCTCACTCGGGGTTGATCAGTCAGGTTTCCAGCAAAATTGAAGCATCGTTGGAACAGTTGGAGCAATTCAACGACCCGCGGGGAATCTACGCGCGCATGCCCACGGAGTTCATTGTCAAATGA
- a CDS encoding TonB-dependent receptor — MSQSAELLTTNRKALSINLDAQKYGTFAEIGAGQEVSRLFFQAGGAAGTIAKSISAYDMTFSDEIYGKAPRYVSRERLVNMLDHEYDLLHQRLAEKRGADTTFFVFADTVAAKAYRGNNECHGWMGMRFQPDPNSEPSEIIIHVRMWDKDNLLQQQALGIVGVNLIYGAFMYRDEPDKLIASLMDNVGNQRIEVDMANLSGPAFANVDNRLMSLHLVQFGLTNAVMFGPNKEVLQPSSVLRRKAILVERGSFRPVTHVNVDMLNCACAQFMQESAVKGKDMMVLMEITMNNLLASGDLDAEDFLSRVDLLGAIGLTVLISNYPEYYRLTSYFRRYTDEMIGVAMGINNLLEIFNEKYYESLQGGILEAFGRLFRNSVKLYVYPMRRTAYDGYLNAGTDDAPAAPLVATTPTFTSDVMVTARNLQVSAHLRNLYAHLMENHYIDCIVGYNPDILDIFSRDVLRRIQVGDNSWERMVPEPIVLAIKEHGLFGHGETLADKEMLHPTED; from the coding sequence ATGAGCCAAAGCGCCGAGCTTCTCACCACCAACCGCAAAGCGCTGTCGATCAATTTGGACGCGCAAAAATACGGCACGTTTGCCGAAATCGGTGCCGGCCAGGAGGTCTCGCGGTTGTTTTTCCAGGCCGGTGGCGCGGCGGGCACCATCGCGAAATCGATCTCGGCCTACGACATGACGTTCAGCGACGAGATCTACGGCAAGGCCCCGCGCTACGTGTCCCGCGAACGGTTGGTCAACATGCTCGACCATGAATACGACCTGCTCCACCAACGTCTCGCCGAGAAACGCGGCGCCGATACCACATTTTTTGTGTTCGCCGACACCGTGGCCGCCAAAGCCTACCGCGGTAACAACGAATGCCACGGCTGGATGGGCATGCGGTTTCAGCCCGACCCCAACTCCGAGCCCTCCGAAATCATCATCCACGTGCGGATGTGGGATAAGGACAACCTGCTTCAACAACAGGCGCTGGGTATCGTCGGAGTAAACCTGATCTACGGCGCGTTCATGTATCGCGACGAACCGGACAAACTCATCGCATCGTTGATGGACAACGTCGGCAACCAGCGCATCGAAGTCGACATGGCCAACCTCAGCGGACCCGCGTTTGCCAACGTCGACAATCGCCTCATGTCGCTGCATCTGGTGCAATTCGGCCTCACCAACGCCGTTATGTTTGGTCCCAACAAGGAGGTGCTGCAGCCGTCCTCCGTGTTGCGACGCAAAGCCATCCTGGTGGAACGCGGAAGTTTTCGCCCCGTCACGCACGTCAATGTCGACATGCTCAATTGCGCTTGCGCGCAGTTCATGCAGGAGTCCGCCGTCAAGGGGAAGGACATGATGGTGCTGATGGAGATCACCATGAACAACCTGCTCGCCTCGGGGGATCTCGATGCCGAGGACTTCCTTTCCCGCGTCGATCTGCTCGGCGCGATCGGCTTGACCGTGCTCATCTCGAACTACCCGGAATACTACCGGCTCACTTCTTATTTCCGCCGCTACACCGATGAAATGATCGGCGTCGCCATGGGGATCAACAACCTCCTCGAGATCTTCAACGAGAAATACTACGAGTCACTGCAAGGCGGCATTCTCGAGGCGTTCGGCCGACTGTTTCGCAATTCGGTGAAGCTTTACGTTTATCCGATGCGTCGCACCGCTTACGACGGCTACCTCAACGCCGGGACCGACGACGCCCCGGCCGCCCCGCTCGTGGCTACGACACCGACTTTCACCTCGGACGTCATGGTGACGGCCCGCAATCTCCAGGTCTCCGCTCACCTGCGCAATCTCTACGCGCATCTCATGGAGAACCACTACATCGACTGCATCGTCGGCTACAACCCAGACATCCTCGACATCTTTTCGCGCGACGTGCTGCGCCGTATTCAAGTCGGGGACAACTCCTGGGAACGCATGGTGCCCGAACCGATCGTATTGGCGATCAAGGAGCACGGACTCTTCGGGCACGGTGAAACGCTGGCGGACAAGGAAATGTTGCACCCCACCGAGGACTGA
- the dapF gene encoding diaminopimelate epimerase produces the protein MRFHKYHALGNDYIVLDPADFPDWDAPSRAQTRVICHRNFGVGSDGILWGPLPSTSSQFGLRIFNPDGSEAEKSGNGLRIFSRYLWDSGQATASPFTIETPGGDVTADILPQNRLITVDMGRVSFDSDVIPVRGEKRDVLNESITIGDRTLKFCAATIGNPHCVLPLPAISAALAHELGPLLEVHPQFPHKTNVQFLEVIDRGNIRIEIWERGAGYTLASGSSSSAAAAVAHRLGLVDDKLTVHMPGGTIGIEIAPDYAVRMTGSVNQVAVGEMQPDLFEVEV, from the coding sequence ATGCGATTTCACAAATATCACGCCTTGGGCAATGACTACATCGTGCTCGATCCGGCCGACTTTCCGGATTGGGACGCTCCTTCCCGGGCGCAAACGCGGGTGATCTGCCACCGCAATTTTGGCGTGGGCTCAGATGGGATTTTATGGGGGCCGCTCCCGTCTACTTCGAGTCAGTTCGGCTTGCGCATTTTCAACCCTGATGGCTCCGAGGCCGAAAAATCCGGCAACGGTCTGCGCATCTTTTCCCGCTATCTGTGGGACTCGGGCCAAGCGACCGCCTCGCCCTTCACTATCGAAACTCCGGGCGGTGATGTCACCGCCGACATCCTCCCGCAAAACCGCCTTATCACCGTCGATATGGGCCGGGTAAGTTTCGACAGCGACGTGATTCCGGTCCGGGGCGAAAAGCGCGACGTGCTCAACGAGTCCATCACGATCGGCGACCGCACCTTGAAGTTCTGCGCCGCGACGATCGGTAATCCGCATTGTGTGCTACCCTTGCCTGCCATCTCTGCGGCGCTGGCGCACGAACTCGGTCCGCTGTTGGAGGTCCACCCGCAATTTCCGCACAAAACCAATGTGCAGTTCCTCGAGGTCATCGATCGCGGCAACATACGCATTGAGATCTGGGAACGCGGCGCCGGCTACACCTTGGCGTCGGGCAGCAGTTCGAGCGCCGCCGCCGCCGTGGCGCACCGGCTCGGGTTGGTGGATGACAAACTCACCGTGCACATGCCCGGCGGAACGATCGGCATCGAAATCGCGCCCGACTATGCCGTGCGCATGACGGGGTCGGTCAATCAGGTCGCCGTCGGGGAAATGCAACCGGACCTGTTCGAGGTCGAAGTCTGA
- a CDS encoding redoxin domain-containing protein, translating into MKSSIKNLFVAASMLAIFAVPTFAAKATVGEVAPDFTLTDINGKAHRLSDYQGKTVVLEWVNPECPFVVKHYTSGNMPNLQGASTTDGVVWLTINSGSAGAQGDYSSSQVERWMEQTGAKPSAYFRDQDGSVGHLYGAKTTPHMYVVNPTGTLVYDGAIDSIASANKRDLAKAQNYVVAALAAVKSGGMPAKTQSQPYGCSVKY; encoded by the coding sequence ATGAAATCATCGATCAAAAATCTATTCGTAGCCGCGAGCATGCTCGCGATTTTCGCCGTCCCGACGTTTGCCGCCAAAGCAACGGTTGGGGAAGTGGCTCCCGATTTCACTCTCACCGACATCAATGGCAAGGCGCACCGACTGAGTGACTACCAGGGTAAGACCGTGGTCTTGGAGTGGGTAAACCCGGAATGCCCGTTCGTCGTCAAGCACTACACGAGCGGCAACATGCCTAACCTGCAGGGCGCGTCCACGACGGATGGTGTGGTTTGGCTGACGATCAACTCGGGTTCGGCGGGGGCGCAGGGAGATTATTCTTCGTCCCAAGTCGAGCGGTGGATGGAGCAGACGGGTGCCAAGCCGTCCGCTTATTTCCGGGATCAGGACGGCTCTGTCGGGCACCTTTACGGGGCCAAGACCACGCCGCACATGTATGTGGTCAACCCCACGGGCACGCTCGTATATGATGGCGCAATCGACAGTATCGCCTCCGCCAACAAACGCGATCTGGCCAAGGCGCAGAACTACGTCGTCGCCGCGCTTGCGGCGGTGAAAAGCGGTGGAATGCCGGCCAAAACGCAGAGCCAACCGTATGGTTGCTCGGTGAAATACTGA
- a CDS encoding tetratricopeptide repeat protein, whose product MWGFLYWNTRKSIYRARARRDRCPCQNPSDSGRAGETGCDAALHYANPARFRVVCPLLKPDANGMMKCSVAAADVRPFWGRPIALGLFLLIGGYAATVGAVYFGMRHIGYPVTVEMIAIPQNWRDIDQARSTYFLQKAEESYQAGKLNEAVMSLSLAYEYDPTNYDAGLSLAKLWQAGRSDMSNLLYERLMTDHPEQQRRTAQTWLRALLPRADYSAIEELAAVAFEFDPDFTPAWIHALLFANERTQNTALLTKLLQNKATYSPGVREVLTLETEIRARPGQFGQALLGHPPKPETPGFVVYYQLRRLIEMGDAESALRLLETLQTRLSDRDRISLQLQAYSSQPEFAASYARLLEQLVNIPPSLVQIELLCAHLIAHPQPEFYRIVRARIDPMELTKPTEQIAGLIALFSLAASHTDGDRMEQLAAILRQQTGTRFNALSAVQAMVRAPDQVFVESVLPTLQPLSLELVYAMLERFERPKTR is encoded by the coding sequence ATGTGGGGTTTCCTCTATTGGAACACCCGCAAATCGATCTATCGCGCTCGCGCCCGACGAGACCGTTGCCCGTGCCAAAACCCCTCCGATTCGGGCCGCGCCGGTGAGACCGGTTGCGATGCCGCGCTGCACTACGCCAATCCCGCTCGCTTTCGGGTCGTTTGTCCGCTGCTAAAACCGGACGCCAACGGCATGATGAAGTGCAGTGTGGCGGCCGCCGACGTGAGGCCGTTTTGGGGTCGTCCCATCGCGCTCGGCCTCTTCCTGCTGATCGGAGGTTACGCCGCCACGGTCGGCGCGGTCTACTTCGGCATGCGTCACATCGGATATCCCGTGACGGTGGAGATGATCGCAATTCCGCAAAACTGGCGTGATATCGACCAAGCCCGTTCGACCTATTTCCTGCAAAAAGCGGAGGAATCCTACCAAGCGGGAAAACTCAACGAAGCGGTCATGTCCTTGTCGTTGGCTTACGAATACGATCCGACCAACTACGATGCGGGTTTGTCGTTGGCCAAACTCTGGCAAGCAGGTCGCTCCGACATGTCGAACCTGCTCTACGAACGCCTGATGACCGATCATCCCGAGCAACAGCGACGCACGGCCCAGACGTGGTTGCGGGCCCTTCTGCCGCGCGCCGATTATTCCGCTATCGAGGAACTCGCGGCCGTCGCGTTTGAGTTCGATCCCGATTTCACGCCCGCCTGGATTCACGCCCTGCTCTTTGCCAATGAGCGCACGCAGAACACCGCGCTCCTCACCAAGCTCCTGCAAAACAAGGCCACTTATTCTCCGGGCGTGCGCGAGGTGCTCACGCTCGAAACCGAAATCCGCGCCCGCCCCGGGCAGTTTGGGCAAGCCTTGCTGGGGCATCCGCCGAAACCGGAGACCCCGGGTTTCGTGGTATATTACCAACTGCGTCGATTGATCGAAATGGGCGATGCGGAATCGGCCCTGCGTCTGCTCGAAACGCTGCAGACCCGACTCTCCGACCGCGACCGGATTTCCCTGCAACTGCAGGCCTATTCATCCCAGCCGGAATTTGCCGCCTCCTACGCGCGCCTGCTGGAACAGTTGGTCAACATCCCCCCCAGTCTGGTGCAGATCGAGTTGCTTTGCGCGCATCTGATCGCCCACCCCCAGCCCGAGTTCTACCGCATCGTCCGCGCCCGGATCGATCCGATGGAGCTCACCAAGCCGACCGAGCAAATCGCCGGTCTCATCGCGCTTTTTTCCCTCGCCGCTTCGCATACCGACGGTGACCGCATGGAACAGTTGGCTGCCATTCTGCGCCAGCAAACCGGCACGCGCTTCAACGCCCTGTCCGCCGTGCAGGCCATGGTGCGCGCGCCCGACCAGGTATTCGTCGAGTCCGTGCTTCCCACGCTGCAACCGCTTTCGCTCGAATTGGTCTACGCCATGTTGGAAAGATTTGAGCGCCCGAAAACACGATGA
- a CDS encoding exosortase/archaeosortase family protein — protein MTLAARPWRELPTLLSKTGTSAWALAVLFLFLLGTWLYRIIPEWSSNPDLSHGFFAPILFGLLLQESRQRGPRRFLPANAVNLGVCGGLVALSLVTLLTACLFAAGLDWSHSMVEFLLGCSVSGAVAALMLYFSLQPYRLIPFNWVAVVALLMWVLSLPIPPGTYSSLTLGLQLWVTERVLGALHILGIPAIRNGNLIELATTTVGVEEACSGVRSLLSCIFAGFFFSAAFVRHWGGRLLLLVLAPLLAIVMNFVRSLTLTLLANKGVDISGMWHDATGFAILGVTALLLAGLALLLEKFESTTASTPATDAAAPGVSNQPLPRNIRRGSRILATGFGLATGCVVFFFFMTRPAPPGNDAVPDVLALMPANPPGWRIATSGDLYQFADILETEHLGQRIYLRNDPQGNLIQITVYIAYWSPGQTAVSTVASHTPDACWPGNGWDPVQTDFTTVNLPLAQRELHRAEYRIFDNKRLSQHVWFWHSYDRRVIREFNPRRPLDLLASVMEFGVRSQGEQMFVRLTSNRPWADIAQEPLVEEIFDRLQPYGI, from the coding sequence ATGACTTTGGCCGCCCGACCCTGGCGTGAGCTGCCGACGTTGTTGAGTAAAACCGGCACGTCGGCGTGGGCCTTGGCGGTTCTGTTCCTTTTCCTGCTCGGCACCTGGCTTTACCGCATCATCCCGGAGTGGTCGTCCAACCCCGACCTTTCCCACGGCTTTTTCGCCCCGATTCTTTTTGGACTTCTACTCCAGGAAAGCCGCCAACGCGGCCCTCGGCGATTCTTGCCCGCAAACGCCGTAAACCTCGGTGTGTGCGGAGGCCTGGTAGCTCTGAGTTTGGTCACCCTGCTGACGGCCTGCCTCTTTGCGGCCGGACTGGATTGGTCCCACTCCATGGTGGAGTTTCTCTTAGGCTGCAGCGTGTCGGGCGCAGTGGCGGCGCTCATGCTGTATTTTTCCCTGCAGCCGTATCGCCTGATCCCGTTCAACTGGGTGGCCGTGGTCGCGCTTTTGATGTGGGTGCTGAGTCTGCCCATCCCTCCCGGCACTTACAGCTCGTTGACCTTGGGACTTCAGCTGTGGGTGACCGAACGGGTTTTGGGCGCGCTGCATATCCTCGGCATACCCGCGATTCGGAACGGCAACCTCATCGAACTCGCCACCACCACCGTGGGCGTCGAGGAAGCCTGTAGCGGCGTGCGCAGTCTGCTCTCGTGCATCTTTGCCGGATTTTTCTTTTCGGCCGCGTTCGTGCGTCATTGGGGCGGTCGACTCCTGCTGCTCGTGCTCGCCCCCCTGCTGGCGATCGTGATGAATTTCGTGCGCTCGCTCACTCTCACGCTCTTGGCCAACAAGGGGGTCGACATCAGCGGTATGTGGCACGATGCGACGGGTTTTGCCATATTGGGCGTCACTGCGCTGCTCCTCGCGGGCCTGGCGTTGCTGTTGGAAAAATTCGAGTCCACCACCGCGTCCACCCCGGCGACGGACGCCGCCGCCCCGGGCGTATCCAATCAGCCCCTACCCCGTAATATTCGCCGAGGCAGCCGCATTCTCGCCACCGGCTTCGGCCTGGCAACGGGTTGCGTGGTGTTTTTCTTCTTCATGACCCGACCGGCTCCCCCCGGGAATGATGCCGTGCCCGATGTGCTGGCCCTCATGCCGGCCAATCCTCCCGGCTGGCGCATTGCGACCAGTGGCGATCTCTATCAATTTGCCGATATTCTCGAGACCGAACATCTGGGCCAACGCATCTATCTGCGCAACGACCCCCAGGGCAATTTGATCCAAATTACGGTCTACATCGCCTATTGGTCACCGGGGCAAACCGCCGTGAGCACCGTGGCGTCCCACACACCCGACGCCTGCTGGCCGGGCAACGGGTGGGATCCGGTGCAGACTGATTTTACCACGGTCAATCTCCCTTTGGCCCAACGCGAATTGCATCGGGCGGAGTATCGGATTTTCGACAACAAACGACTCTCCCAGCACGTCTGGTTTTGGCACTCCTACGACCGGCGTGTGATTCGTGAATTCAATCCACGACGCCCGCTCGATCTACTCGCGTCGGTCATGGAATTCGGCGTGCGCAGTCAAGGTGAGCAAATGTTCGTCCGCCTGACCAGCAACCGCCCCTGGGCCGACATCGCGCAAGAACCATTGGTCGAGGAGATCTTTGACCGCCTCCAACCCTACGGCATCTAG
- the fabV gene encoding enoyl-ACP reductase FabV — protein sequence MVIKPRVRGFVCVTSHPEGCAAHIQQQIDYVKSKGTIAAGPKNVLVIGSSTGFGLASRITAAFGAGSKTIGVFFERPSEEDRLGTAGWYNTIAFTEKARAEGLYARNFNGDAFSDEIKTQVIDAIKEDLGSVDLIVYSLASPRRTHPDTGAVHRSVLKPVGAPYSNRTVDTDRGIVSDITIEPASDAEIADTVAVMGGDDWERWINALDQAGVLADGATSVAYSYIGPEVTWDIYKNGTIGLAKIDLEAACKRIDALLKTKGYGRALVSVNKALVSQASSAIPVVPLYISILYKLMKAKGTHEGCIEQMQRLFATQLYSGEAATYDEAGRVRVDDWEMQPDIQAAVKEIWPQITTENLEELTDIVGYRAEFLKMFGFGLDGIDYEADTEPNRPML from the coding sequence ATGGTTATTAAACCCCGTGTTCGCGGTTTCGTCTGCGTCACTTCGCACCCCGAGGGGTGCGCGGCGCACATCCAACAACAGATCGATTACGTGAAGTCGAAAGGCACGATCGCGGCTGGTCCGAAGAACGTGCTCGTGATCGGCTCTTCCACCGGCTTCGGTCTCGCCTCGCGCATCACCGCCGCCTTTGGTGCCGGTTCCAAGACGATCGGCGTCTTTTTCGAACGCCCCTCGGAAGAGGACCGACTCGGCACCGCGGGCTGGTATAACACCATTGCCTTCACCGAGAAGGCGCGCGCGGAAGGTCTCTACGCCCGCAACTTCAATGGCGACGCGTTTTCCGACGAAATCAAAACGCAGGTCATCGACGCGATTAAGGAAGATTTGGGTTCGGTCGATCTCATCGTCTACTCCCTCGCCTCCCCCCGTCGCACTCATCCCGATACCGGCGCCGTGCATCGTTCCGTGCTCAAGCCGGTGGGGGCGCCCTACTCCAACCGCACCGTCGACACCGACCGCGGCATCGTCAGCGACATCACCATCGAGCCCGCCAGCGATGCAGAGATTGCCGACACCGTCGCCGTCATGGGCGGCGACGACTGGGAACGCTGGATCAACGCCCTCGATCAAGCCGGGGTGCTCGCCGACGGCGCCACCTCCGTGGCCTACTCCTACATCGGCCCCGAAGTCACCTGGGACATCTATAAAAACGGCACTATTGGACTCGCCAAAATCGACCTCGAGGCCGCCTGCAAACGCATCGACGCGCTCCTGAAGACCAAGGGTTACGGTCGTGCTTTGGTCTCGGTCAACAAGGCCCTCGTATCCCAGGCCAGCTCGGCGATTCCCGTCGTGCCGCTCTATATTTCCATTCTCTACAAACTCATGAAGGCCAAGGGCACGCACGAGGGCTGCATTGAACAAATGCAACGCTTGTTCGCCACCCAACTCTACAGTGGCGAGGCCGCCACCTACGACGAAGCCGGCCGCGTGCGGGTCGACGATTGGGAGATGCAGCCCGACATCCAAGCCGCGGTGAAGGAGATCTGGCCGCAGATCACCACGGAAAACCTCGAAGAGCTCACCGACATCGTCGGTTACCGCGCGGAGTTTTTGAAAATGTTCGGCTTCGGGCTCGACGGCATCGATTACGAAGCCGACACCGAGCCGAATCGGCCCATGCTCTGA